The Cryobacterium roopkundense sequence CAACTGGACCATCATCTCGGCCGGTCTGCTGCTCATCCCCTCAATCGCCCTCGCCATCTGCGTGGGTAACCCCGACACCCCGTTCGGCGTGATGCTGTTCGTGGCCGCGCTCGCCGGCTTCGGCGGCGGAAACTTCGCCAGCTCGATGTCAAACATCACCTACTTCTACCCGCAGGCACAGAAGGGCTACGCTCTCGGCCTCAACGCCGCCGGCGGCAACCTCGGCGCCTCGATGGCCCAGCTCATCGTGCCGATAGTAATCACCCTCGGCGCCGTCGGCACTCTTGGTGTTGGTGGACTGAATATCACCCTTGCCGGCTGGTTCTGGGTGCCGTTCATCCTGGTGGCCATGTGGGGCGCCTGGAAGTACATGGACAACCTATCGAGTGCTAAGGCCGACTTCGCCGGTTCCGTCGCAGCGCTGAAGGAGCCGCACCTGTGGATCCTCGCCGTGCTGTACATCGGCACCTTCGGCTCGTTCATCGGCTTCGCGAGTGTGTTCCCCAAGCTCATCGCGGACCAGTTCCCCGACTATTCCACGTTCCAGGTGGCATCCGCTTCGCTCTCGCTCGCCTTCATCGGGGCGCTCGTCGGCTCGTTGGCCCGCCCGGCCGGCGGGCGGCTCGCGGACCGCTTCGGCGGGGCATCCGTCACCGTCGTCGCGTTCGGCGTGATGGCCGTCGGTGCCCTGATCGTTACGCTGGTGCTGCCGCTCGGCAACTTCTGGGCTTTCCTGGCCAGCTTCGTGCTGATCTTCGTGGCCACGGGGATCGGCAACGGCTCGACGTATCGCATGATTCCGAGCGTGTTCTCAGCTCGAAGCGGTGTGGCGGACGCCCATGTGAACTCCGGCGACGTGAACACGCAACGCAAGACGGCGGCGGCCCTCGGCCTCATCTCGGCCATCGGAGCCTACGGCGGATTCATCATTCCGCAGGTGCTGGGCTTCTCGAAGACCACAACGGGCGACTACACCAGCGCGATCTACGGTTTCGCCGTGGCCTACGTTGTGCTGATGGCCGTCACGGCCTTCGTCTACATGCGCCGCGGCTCCTCGGTCGCAGGCCAGCGCATCTAGACTGTCGCCCGCAGCTCCCCACCCCCACCGAAAGAGGAAATCCGTGACCGGAGCATCCGTTCTGACGCACTGCCCATACTGCGCGCTGCAGTGCGCGATGGCACTCACGCCGGACGCTGGGTCGACGGAGGCTCCGGGAACGGATGCTCCGGCGACGGATGCCCCGGGCCGCGTCACCGTGTCCGGTCGCGACTTCCCCACGAACCGAGGCGGCTTGTGCAAGAAGGGCTGGACCTCGGCGGAGCTGCTATCCTCGCCCGATCGCATCCTCGAGCCCATGCTCCGCCAGGCGGACGGCACCTTTGCCCCCGCCTCGTGGGACGAGGCCCTCGACTTGGTGGCCGGCACGCTGCGCTCCACCCGGGCCGAGCACGGCGCCGACGCTGTGGGTGTGTTCGGCGGCGGGGGGCTCACCAACGAGAAGGCGTATCAGCTCGGCAAATTCACCAGGCTCGCGCTCGGGTCCAGCCGCATCGACTACAACGGCAGGTTCTGCATGTCGAGCGCGGCTGCCGCCGGAAACCGGGCGTTTGGCCTCGACCGCGGTCTACCGTTCCGGGTGGAAGATCTCGACAGGGCCGGCACCATCCTCATCCTCGGCTCCAATGTGGCGCAGACCATGCCACCGTTCATCATTCATCTCGAGGGCGCTCGCGCGGCGGGCGGGCTCGTGGTGGTCGACCCGCGGCGCACGGCGACAGCGCGGCTCACCGACGACGGCGCCGGCATGCACGTGCAGCCCACGCCCGGCAGCGACCTCGTATTGCTGCTGGGCCTCACGCACATCGTGATTGCCGAGAAGCTCGTCGACACCGCTTACGTGGCCGCGCGCACGACGGGCTTCGACGCCCTGCGGCGCAGTGTGAGCCAGTGGTGGCCGGAGCGCGTGCAGCAGCAGACGGGGGTTCCGGTCTGGCAGCTGCGGGAGCTCGCCCGCCGCCTCGCCGGTGGCAGCACGGCCGACAGGGTGCAGGGCCGCGGCACGTACATTCTCACCGGACGCGGCGTGGAGCAGCACGCCGACGGCACCGACACCGCCACGGCCGCGATCAACCTCAGTCTTGTGCTCGGGCTCGTGGGTACCTCGCACTCCGGCTACGGTACCCTCACCGGACAGGGCAACGGCCAGGGCGGGCGCGAGCACGGCCAGAAGTGCGACCAGCTGCCCGGATACCGCAAGATCGACGACCCCGCCGCGCGTGCCCACGTCGCCGGCGTGTGGGGTGTCGAGCCCGATTCCCTGCCAGGGGTGGGCATCCCTGCCGTGGAACTGCTCACCACGCTCGGCAAGCCCGGCGGCGTGCGCTGCCTGCTGGTGCACGGCTCCAACGTGGTCGTCTCGGCGCCCAACGCCGACAGGGTGCGGGCCGGGCTGAAGGCCCTCGACTTTCTCGTGGTCGCGGACTTCTTCTTCTCCGAAACCGCGGTGCTCGCGGACGTAGTGCTGCCGGTCACGCAGTGGGCGGAGGAAGAGGGCACGATGACCTCGCTCGAGGGACGCGTCATTCGCCGCCGGATCGCTGCAGCGGCGCCGACCGGTGTGCGCAGCGAGCTATGGATCTTCCACGAGCTCGCCCGCCGACTCAACGCGCCGTCCACGTTCAGCGCCGAACCCTCAGAGGTCTTCGATGAGCTGTGCCGAGCCTCCGCGGGCGGCCTCGCCGACTACTCGGGCCTCAGCTACGCTCTGCTCGACACCGAAACGCCGGCCTTCTGGCCGTATCCGCAGGGTTCGACGGGCACGCCGCGACTGTTTCTGGAGCGTTTCGCGCACGCCGACGAACGCGCGCACCTCGTCGCGGTGCGGGCGCGATCGCTGCCAGAGGTTGCCCAGCGCGGGGGAGAGCTCACGCTCATCACCGGGAGGCTGCTCGAGCACTACCAGTCGGGCACCCAGACCCGGCGGGTGTCCGAACTCAATGCTGCCCGTCCCGACGCGCGCCTGCAGGTACACCCGGCCACGGCGGCGCAGCTTGGTATCGTCGACGACGGCTGGGTCGAGCTCACCAGCCCCCGCGGAACGGTACGCTGCCAGGCCACGGTTACAGTGGACATCCGCTTCGACACGGTGTTTCTTCCCTTCCACTTCGCGGGCGACCAGCGGGCCAACCTGCTGACCGACGACGCGACCGACCCGATCTCCGGAATGCCCGAGTTCAAGAAAACGGCCGTGCACGTGCGCGCGCTCGTGGAGGCGCGCCATGTTTGAGTCCGACAACGCCATCGAACGCATCGTGCTCGTGGGCTACGGCCCGGTGGGAGCGCGGTTCGTGGAGGAAATGCTGCCGCTCGTGCGCAGTGGTCGCGCCGCTCTCACAGTGGTGGGGGCGGAAGCCGCCGATGCCTACAACCGGGTCCTCATCGCCGAATATGCCGTGGGGCACGCCGACCGCGAGTCGCTCGAGGTCACCGATGCGAACGCGGCGCGTGACGCCGGTGTGCATATTCGCACGGGGGTGAGTGTCACGGCCATCAACCGCAACCGGCACTCGGTTTCCCTGAGTGACGGGACCCAGCTGCCATACGACCGTCTTGTACTCGCCACCGGCGCGCGGGCGAACGTACCCACCCTCGACGGCGTCAAACGGGTACGACGGG is a genomic window containing:
- a CDS encoding MFS transporter; this translates as MTPTSVASEALTSPPVDQHSSAAVLVHRPGRWIDNWNPENKEQWENGGKLIAARNLKWSIFAEFLGFVVWQLWSIVVVSLPAAGFTFSTAEIFWLISMPSLVGATLRFPYTFLVPKFGGRNWTIISAGLLLIPSIALAICVGNPDTPFGVMLFVAALAGFGGGNFASSMSNITYFYPQAQKGYALGLNAAGGNLGASMAQLIVPIVITLGAVGTLGVGGLNITLAGWFWVPFILVAMWGAWKYMDNLSSAKADFAGSVAALKEPHLWILAVLYIGTFGSFIGFASVFPKLIADQFPDYSTFQVASASLSLAFIGALVGSLARPAGGRLADRFGGASVTVVAFGVMAVGALIVTLVLPLGNFWAFLASFVLIFVATGIGNGSTYRMIPSVFSARSGVADAHVNSGDVNTQRKTAAALGLISAIGAYGGFIIPQVLGFSKTTTGDYTSAIYGFAVAYVVLMAVTAFVYMRRGSSVAGQRI
- a CDS encoding molybdopterin oxidoreductase family protein, with amino-acid sequence MTGASVLTHCPYCALQCAMALTPDAGSTEAPGTDAPATDAPGRVTVSGRDFPTNRGGLCKKGWTSAELLSSPDRILEPMLRQADGTFAPASWDEALDLVAGTLRSTRAEHGADAVGVFGGGGLTNEKAYQLGKFTRLALGSSRIDYNGRFCMSSAAAAGNRAFGLDRGLPFRVEDLDRAGTILILGSNVAQTMPPFIIHLEGARAAGGLVVVDPRRTATARLTDDGAGMHVQPTPGSDLVLLLGLTHIVIAEKLVDTAYVAARTTGFDALRRSVSQWWPERVQQQTGVPVWQLRELARRLAGGSTADRVQGRGTYILTGRGVEQHADGTDTATAAINLSLVLGLVGTSHSGYGTLTGQGNGQGGREHGQKCDQLPGYRKIDDPAARAHVAGVWGVEPDSLPGVGIPAVELLTTLGKPGGVRCLLVHGSNVVVSAPNADRVRAGLKALDFLVVADFFFSETAVLADVVLPVTQWAEEEGTMTSLEGRVIRRRIAAAAPTGVRSELWIFHELARRLNAPSTFSAEPSEVFDELCRASAGGLADYSGLSYALLDTETPAFWPYPQGSTGTPRLFLERFAHADERAHLVAVRARSLPEVAQRGGELTLITGRLLEHYQSGTQTRRVSELNAARPDARLQVHPATAAQLGIVDDGWVELTSPRGTVRCQATVTVDIRFDTVFLPFHFAGDQRANLLTDDATDPISGMPEFKKTAVHVRALVEARHV